The genome window ATGGAGCGATGTGCCGCTTTTTGCAGGCCATCGTAGAAGCAAAGATGAACGTGCTCATCTCCGGAGGAACAGGGAGCGGGAAGACAACGCTGCTCAATGCCGTATCGCGCTCGATTCCTTCCTATGAAAGGGTCATTACGATTGAAGACTCGGCGGAGCTCAAGCTGGATCGCTCCAACTGCATCGGGCTGGAGGCGCGTCCGCCCAACATGGAGGGAAGAGGCGAGATCACGATTCGGCATCTGGTGAAGAACTCGCTGCGGATGCGGCCGGATCGCATTATCGTCGGTGAGGTTCGCGGTGCAGAGGCATTTGACATGCTGCAGGCGATGAATACCGGTCACGAAGGGTCGCTTACGACGGTCCACGCCAATTCCCCGCAAGACGCTTTTACCAGGCTGGAAGGGATGGTCGTCATGGCGGGAATGGATCTGCCTTCTTCCATTATCCGCGAGTACATCGTGAGTGCTCTGGACTTTATCGTGCAGGTCACACGGCTCTCGGACGGGACGCGCAAAATGATGTCCATCTCGGAAGTATTCACAGGACCAGACAAGCAAGTGGTCGTAAACGAGATATTTCGCTTCCAGCGGATCGGGATGGGCAAAAAGGGGGAAGTGCTGGGGTATTTCACTCCTACGGGCAAGGTTCCCCAGAGTCTGGAGCGGCTGCGGATGTTTGGAATCGAACTGGAAGAATCCATGTTTACGATGGGCGAGGTGAACAAGCGTGAGCATCTCTATCCTGTTTAGTCTCTCTGTGCTGCTCGCGATCTGGGGGATGTACGAATACCTCGGCTACCGTGCGAAAAAGACGGAGTGGAAAAAACGCACGGAAGAGTGGTACGACATCAAATCCAAACGGAAGAGCTTCATCATTGTGTGGGGAGACCGCTTTGACCGCACCCCTCACGCAAAAGAAGTCCAGCAAAAGCTGGTTCGCGCCAATATTGCGCTGGCTCCGTCCGAGTATTATGGCATTCTGCTCATCGGCGCGATGGGAGTGGCTTTCTTTCTCAACAACGTGGTAGGCTTGCATGCTCCTTACAATCTGGTGGGTGGCGCAGCATGCATGTACATTGCCCAAAACCTGATGTTCATCGTGCGCCGCAACAAATACCAGGAACGACTGAACGACCAGCTGTCAGACGTATGCCGATTGCTAGCCAATTCCTTGCGGGCAGGCATGACCCTCTCACAGGGAATCGAGCTGGTGGCCAAAGAGATTCCGCAGCCGGCTGGGCAGGAATTCAGCCGCATGGCGCGTGAGCTGCAATTGGGCGTCAGCTTCGACCGGGCCCTGACAGATATGGAAAAACGCATTCCAACGAGAGATTTTCGGATCTTCGCCGCTACGCTGTTCATCCAACGGCGAGCAGGGGGCAATCTGAGCGAAGTGCTCCAGGAGATGGCGGAGACTCTGGAGGATCGCCGCATCGTCAATCAGGAGATCAAGACCATGACGGCTGAGCAGCGATACGTGTCGATTCTTGTCCCCATTATGCCGATTGCTCTCGTGCTGATGATGAACACGATGAATGAAGGCTTCATCGATCCGCTGTTTTCGGGATTCGGCCTTGTTCTATTGGGCTTCTTCATCGTCGGTACCGTGCTTTCCTACGTGCTGGTCAAAAAAGTCACCAACATAAAGGTGTGAGAAAATGGACGCCCTGATCATCACGAGTATGTTCTTGTTTCTGCTGTTCTTTTTGATCTTTTTGAAAGAAGCCTATCGGTTTTCAGTCGAAAGGGAGAAGCTGATCGCCCACGTCCATGACGCGACTGGCAACAAGGTCTACGATGTGCGAAAGCGGGAGACCTCCTCGCAAAAGTGGCTCAAGCGGATGCTCTCCTACAGTGATGACTACGCGGCACTTGGACAGCGCATCAATTTTTTCAGTGAGTCGCACGAGGTGGAGGAGTGGCTGCTGAAGGCGGGCCGTCCGCTCGATCTGACAGTGGCCCGGTTCCAAGGGGCTAAAATCCTGCTCGCCCTGCTCGGTTTTATCGCAGGAACGGCGTTTTTCATACTGGGATTTCCCTTCGCGCAGTTTGGCTTGATCATTTGGCCGCTAGCCGGCTACTTCCTGCCCATTATCCTGCTGAAAAGAAAAGCGAGAGAGCGGCAAAACCAGCTGCGCTACGACCTTCCGGAATTTCTCGATACAGTAAGCGTCACCCTTCAGGCGGGGGTAAGCCTTGATCAGGCGCTGCGCGATGTCATCCAGTTTTTCCACGGACCGCTGCGGGAGGAATTCTCCCGTTTCAATCAAGAGCTCGATCTGGGGGTCCCGCGAGAGAAAGCGTATGAGCAGCTGCTGCGACGCAATGACAATCCGGAGTTTCAGATGCTGATCAAGGCGCTGATCCAGGGGATGAGGCTCGGGGTTCCGATCGCCGTCACCTTTAAAATCCAATCGGAAAACATGCGCCGCATTCGCAAGGAACTAATCAAGGAAAAAGCGGCGAAGGCTTCGCCAAAAGTGACGCTGATCACGACATTTGTCGTCGCTCCGACCGCTATCATGCTCATTGGCGGCCTAATGGTGCTCAACATCATGGAGAACGTAGACATGTTTTCCAGCCTGTTTGGAAAATAGTAGGAATCCCTTTGAAGGAGGTGATGCCCCTCGGAAGGAAGGATATATCGAAAATGGTGTTAATTGGCGAAAAAATGAGAAGAATGAGGGGAGTAATAATATGATGACAAACATGATGCAAAACCTGTATGCAAAGGTAACGACTTCGCTGAACAACCAGAGAGGGGCACAAGCCATTGAATGGATCGCATTGGCAGGGGTCGTGCTGGCCGTATTTGCTGCCATCCAAACCGTATTCAAGGGCGATACGGCAGTCGGAAAAGCGGTTTCCGACACGCTCTCCAGCATCATTGGAAAACTGGACTGATTCTTTTGGCAGGTGCCGGTGATAGGGGGATACTCAGATCGCCGGCACCCCTGCTTCACATACATAACCGTAGAAATCAACAGCAGGGAGGGTATTTCGCTTGAAACGTATCAAGCCATTCATACTGGCTGTCCTGATTCCTGGCTTATTGCTTCTGCATGCTTGCTCTTCGGAGACAACGACGCCGACACCGCCAGCAGCGACTACGGAGCCCGCCCAGCCAGCGGGTACAGACAAGGGGAATGGACTGCAGCCGCATGAGCAGACTGCCCAAGAGCCTAGCAGGGATGAGAAGCTGGAGGCTCTGAAGGCTCTGATTCCGGACAGCGTGCCGAAAATCCCGGAGACCACCGAGGAATTTTACACGCAATTGCCTGGGCGTTATTCCGGCATTCTATACGGCGAGAAAGATGAAGAAATCGAAGAGATTCTCAAACAGTTTCCCGTTATCGATAACCCGGATCAGGAAACGATCGAGCTCTATTATCGCGCCCTGCTGGGACTGTTCGCGGAGGATTATCCGGATCCACAGGACATCATCGACCAAATCAAGCTGGCTTCCTTTGGGAGTCCGGAAATCGATGATCCTCGCTTCAAGTTCAAAGAGCAATACAACGTGGAGATTCTGCTCGATGCGAGCGGCAGCATGGCGGCAAATGTGAATGGACAGACCAAAATGGAAGCAGCCAAAAAGGCCATTCAAGCTTTTGCCGAATCCTTGCCGGAAAAAGCGAATGTTGCCCTGAGGGTGTACGGACATAAAGGCAGCGGCAAGGATTCGGATAAAGCCCTATCCTGCGGGAGCAGCGAGCTGGTCTACCAGCTCCAGTCTTACCAGGCCAACGGACTTTCGGCTGCGATGAATCAATTCAAGCCGACGGGGTGGACACCGCTCGCATTGGCCATGCAGCAGGCCCAAAATGACCTGGGCAAGTTCAAAGGCGACAAAAACACGAACATCATCTACCTGGTCAGCGACGGGATTGAGACGTGCGGCGGAGATCCCGTCGCAGTGGCGAAGCAATTGAGCGGCTCAGACATCACCCCCATCGTAAACGTGGTGGGCTTTGGCGTGGACGGAGAAGGGCAGAAGCAGCTGAAGGAAGTAGCCAAGGCGGCGGGTGGACGCTATGTGCTGATCCATGACCAGAGTGAACTGGAAAAAGAGTTTAATCGGGCAAAAGAAGTGGCGAACAGATGGAAGGCTTGGAAAAGCGATGCTTCCTATGAGGCAAACTCCACACATATCTCACGGTCCGTCGATATTTCGGTATTTGCCTATGACTGGAAAGCGATCGCCAGAAATGAAAGCTACAATATGAATTCCGCGATCATTTCGCTGGGATATCACAATATCCTGCCCGATTCGATCACAGATGAGCTCGATAAAATCAAGGAGAAACAGGAGGACGCGGCGCTCGAGCGGGCAGACGAATTGGAAAAGTTCCTGGATACGTTGAACGATAAGTCCTACAAGGAAGCCAAAGAAGCGATCGACAAGCAATTTCAAGCAAATGTGAAGACCAATTAATTCGGGGCCCAAAAACACTTTATTACCTTGAGAATACTTGGCGGGGAGGTTCATATCGTGAGGAGCCGGTTTATTCGTCCCATTTTGGCTGGGACCTTCGCTTTTTTCCTTCTGCTGTTGCACTGCTTCCCGATCATCGTCATGGCGGAAAGCACACTACCCGTACCGAATCTGCAGGCGCCCAATTATCAGCCTCCCGATCTGCAGGCACCGGAATGGGAGACGCCCGATCTGCAGGCCCCGGAGTGGGAAACGCCAAAGCTGGAGTCACCGCAGTGGGATACGCCGCAATTGCAAGCGCCGAATCAGGGAGTACCGAATCTGCAAGCGCCAAACCAAGGCGTACCCAACCTGCAGGCACCGAATCAAGGAATTCCAGAGCTGAACGGGCCGAATTGGAATATTCCCGAGCTGCAGGCACCCAATATACAAGCTCCGAATGGGCAGACGCCCGAACTGCAGGCGCCCGACAGAAACGTGGTGCCGCATCAGCCCGCGGACTTGTCTACGGACCCCCAATCACCGGAGCCCTTTAGCGAGAAAAAAGAATACGACATCATGAAGCTGTCCATCAAAGACATGATGGGAGGGACCTTGACGTATTCCGCCGATCTGATTCAGCAGGGAGAAGTGGACCTGCGCACCGGTGCGGGAAAATACGGATTCTTTCTGCTGCAGGTGGGGCTGAAGGGTGTGGATATCGCTGCAAAGGACACACCCTTGGGCAATGTGACGAGCCTGACTCTCGATGGCTTGGACGCCAAAGGAGCATATGACAGCTATCGTTTTGTCCTGCAGCAAAACCCGCTGAACACAGGGGCAAACATCAACACGCTCGGATCTTTTTCCAACGCAGCCAACGCGGCGAATCAAGTAAGAGTCCCGGGCCTTGTTGCGGGTCTGAATGTCGGGGTCGCCGCCATCAGCCTGCCTTTCGACACCTATGAAACGTTCAGCAAATTCGGTCAGGCGTTTGACAGCGGCCTCAGTGAGGATAAGCAAAACGAAAAGTTCGTAGACGGGGTCGGGGCCCTGGGCAGCACGCTCATGGATGCCGGAGTGATCGCTTCCGTGATACCGGGAGGACAGACGGTGGCCGGCGTGCTGGTGATTACCGGAGGCATTCTCTGGGGAGTGAGCAAGCTGGTCAAGTGGAGCGACAAGCTTTCGAAGGGCGCGGTTTCCCGAGGGATTCGGGATGGAATCGGCAAAGCGGTAGGATGGATGAAGTCCATATTTTCACACTAACGGAGGTCTCGTCCGATGAAAGTGACAGAAACGGCACCGGTCCGAGCGCAGATCGACAAATACAAGCGCTTCCTGGAAAAATCGCAGCTGTTCAACCATGCGGCCAAAATCAACGATCGACTTTACTACAACGTACAGTACTGGAAGTGGGGAAAGAGCGAGGCAGCCGGTTACCTCATCCTGAGGCCGGACGGAGAAGAGGTGCCGCGGGAAGAAGCGGTGCCGGTACTGCGCTTGTTCATGCTGCATAATGTGGCTGCACACGAATTGAACAAAGAGCTGGCACAGGCGAAAGACAAACCCGTCTGGATGTACACGGAAAAACGGGATCATCTGCAAGCTTTGCAGCCCCATTACGAGGATCAAACGGACGAAACCATCCGTAATGACATGAAGAGTCTCATCGATGTATGCCAGTACGTGATAGAAACGCGGGATCAGCTCCAAGCTCTCTACGACAAAGGGGTCGAGTCGCTGAATCATGTGCTGAGGGTGGGCTATGTCGCTCCCGAAGACAAAAAGGACCTGGACGATTTGTTCCACGAGGCGAATTACAAGCTCTACGTAGGATTGCGCAGACAAGCAGAAATCAGGGAATCGGTCGATCGACTGGCTGCGTTCCTGCAAAATGTCGAAGTGCCGCTTCCTGGCGAGCTGAAGGCCAAGCGCAAGAAATTGATTGATTTGCTTGACTCCTACAGAGATAAAAAGCTGAGAGCCACGAATGACGAATCCATCGAGGGATTCGAGGCTGTTGCGTCGGGGCGGCCCGTCCCCTTTGAATCCAGGGAACAGCTGATAGACGCGTTTGAAAAGAAAAAGGAATATCATTTTCAGAGCAAGATCGTGCCCATTATTCGAAACTCGTAAGGTTGGATGAGGCAGGGAGGGAGAAGCCATGAATCCGATGAAAGCAAGCATCCATTTTTACGCGCGAAATATAGAATCGCTGCTTTTGCTGTCCACCGTCATCGTGCTGCCTTTCTTGATCGTGCACAACATGACGCTCAACTACGTGAATTTCCTGGCTGCCATCACGGGAGCCAAGGTCGTGTCCAGCTTTTTCAATCTATTTTTGCTTCTGCTGTTTTTGATGGTCGTACAAATCCCGTTTGCGCAGTTCGTGTTAAGCGACCTGGAAGGAGAGGAGCGTCCGCTGCGCAAGGCATTCCGGGCATTCGCCGAGCATGGCTTTGCGGTCTTCCTGTTTGGCATCGTCTATGTGCTGGCGGTATGCACGGGGATGCTTCTCTTTGTGATCCCGGGATTGATCTTGCTTATGCTGTTTTACCTCACCCCCTATTTGGTCGTGATGAAAGGAAAATCGCCATGGCGATGCCTGCGTATGGCTTTGGATATGGGAAAGAAGCATTTTGTCCAAATCTTTGGGCTGCTGATGTTGGCAAGCGCGATCGAATGGGTGATCAGCCTGGTGGGACTCTATTCAGTCACTTTCATCACGACCAGCTTCGGAGCTGTATTTTTCACGCAATTGCTGTTGAACCTGATCCTGTTTCCCTTTGTGGCGATCCTGTTCACGATGTATACCTACAAATGGAGTACAGAGCGGGAGAGGGTGGAGGACGTTTTGGCACTGGAGGGATGATACCATGGGAAAATCACGTGAGAAGCTAAAGAATGAGCGGGGCTCCGTGACTGTGGAGTTCATCGGTATCTTGCCCTTTGTTTTTCTGATCCTGCTGATCCTGTGGCAGTTTTTGACCGGCGTGTACGCGGTGATCATCGCGCAGTCGGCAGCCAATGAAGCGGCAAAGGTGTATGCCATCACGCAAAGTTCCAGTGAAGCTCTGAATGCTGCGCAGCACATCGTAGGGAGTGCGGGTGGAGGCATTGCCTATAATGGCGGTGACTCTGGCATTTCCGGCGACGGCAGCTACTTTACGGCGAAAGTCGGTGTGAATTTGGATTTGTTCTTTCTGCCGGATTTCATCAAAGATAACATGAGCGAAGAAGACAGGGTGATCTCCTTCTCGAGAGAGCTGCGAGGACGGGTGATTCATTAAAATGAGACAGGCGATCATGCACGTGCGCAATGAGCGAGGAAATGTCACCATCCTGGTGCTGACCATTTTTTTCTTTCTGCTTCTTGTGATCTTTTCGGTCTTGTTTAACATCTCTACCATTTTCGTCGACAAGGAAGTAGCGGCAAACAGTGCTCAGCAAGCCAGTTTGGCAGCGACGGATATCATCTACGATGAGGCGGAGGAGGCCATCCATACCTATGACCGATCCATTAAGAGCTGGACGGACCCTATCTTTATTTGGCCGCTGGTCGAAGAGCAAATGAAGTCCATCCAAGCTTCCCATCCCGACTGGTCGTCGAGTGAAGTCCGGTTCGAAGCCATCGATCGTGTCTTGCTCTCTGCCATACCTACTTATCCCACTCTCGAGATGTATGTGGTGATCGGACTGCATCAGGCTTCGTCCCAGATTCCCGGCGTCGTCACGGACATTTTGGCGAGCAACAAGAGCACGCTCAGCGGATCCTCCCTGAAGCTTTTCAATGGGGAAGACCGCATCGAGGTGAGGACATCGGTCCGGTATGAGAGCAAAACATTTGGGCTGGATTTCATGCCGGAGCATGCTGAACAAATCTATCAGACCGGCGAAAGTCGGAAAATCGGCTTTATCCAAGTGACAGGATGGGAGCAGCTTCCTCAGACGTTAACGGAGGGAAGCAGCTGGTGACCCATGCAACAAGCTCTAAGGAGGCGGTATACATGAGAGAAAAACGCAGATGGCATCGTATCCTTGGAGGCATGCTCGTGTCTCTCCTCCTGACAGGCTGCTCGATCGGGGCAGCAGGCTCGATGATTTCCGCTCCCCAAGCACAGCTTCCCCAATCCGCGCAGGAGTTGATCATGGCAGCACCCGGACCGATCTCCGGCGTCCCCTTTTACCAGCCGCAGTATCCTCAGCGCGAAAAAATCGCTCAAATCCTCGATGGACTGCCTCCCCTTTTGGACGGCATGGATGAATCGCTGCTGAGACTCTATTGGTCAGAATTGCTGAAGCTGTTTTCAGAAGATTATCTGAGCCCGCAGATGGTGGTAGACCGGTGGAAGATGGCT of Brevibacillus choshinensis contains these proteins:
- a CDS encoding CpaF family protein produces the protein MALFRRKEEKHIATEEAPRPVAAPAYHNPYIDELAEHYKSRLLRETNLERLTSLASGEMRLAIERMVSQYMSEEKVVIPRNEKEVLLTRLINESVGLGPLEPLLADPDITEISINGHQEVYIEKKGRLELTDLKFRDEEHLRHIVDRIVAPLGRRIDESSPMVDARLKDGSRVNAVIPPISLNGTLVSIRKFRKDPYSMADLMKFGSFDGAMCRFLQAIVEAKMNVLISGGTGSGKTTLLNAVSRSIPSYERVITIEDSAELKLDRSNCIGLEARPPNMEGRGEITIRHLVKNSLRMRPDRIIVGEVRGAEAFDMLQAMNTGHEGSLTTVHANSPQDAFTRLEGMVVMAGMDLPSSIIREYIVSALDFIVQVTRLSDGTRKMMSISEVFTGPDKQVVVNEIFRFQRIGMGKKGEVLGYFTPTGKVPQSLERLRMFGIELEESMFTMGEVNKREHLYPV
- a CDS encoding type II secretion system F family protein; amino-acid sequence: MSISILFSLSVLLAIWGMYEYLGYRAKKTEWKKRTEEWYDIKSKRKSFIIVWGDRFDRTPHAKEVQQKLVRANIALAPSEYYGILLIGAMGVAFFLNNVVGLHAPYNLVGGAACMYIAQNLMFIVRRNKYQERLNDQLSDVCRLLANSLRAGMTLSQGIELVAKEIPQPAGQEFSRMARELQLGVSFDRALTDMEKRIPTRDFRIFAATLFIQRRAGGNLSEVLQEMAETLEDRRIVNQEIKTMTAEQRYVSILVPIMPIALVLMMNTMNEGFIDPLFSGFGLVLLGFFIVGTVLSYVLVKKVTNIKV
- a CDS encoding type II secretion system F family protein yields the protein MDALIITSMFLFLLFFLIFLKEAYRFSVEREKLIAHVHDATGNKVYDVRKRETSSQKWLKRMLSYSDDYAALGQRINFFSESHEVEEWLLKAGRPLDLTVARFQGAKILLALLGFIAGTAFFILGFPFAQFGLIIWPLAGYFLPIILLKRKARERQNQLRYDLPEFLDTVSVTLQAGVSLDQALRDVIQFFHGPLREEFSRFNQELDLGVPREKAYEQLLRRNDNPEFQMLIKALIQGMRLGVPIAVTFKIQSENMRRIRKELIKEKAAKASPKVTLITTFVVAPTAIMLIGGLMVLNIMENVDMFSSLFGK
- a CDS encoding TadE/TadG family type IV pilus assembly protein, which gives rise to MRQAIMHVRNERGNVTILVLTIFFFLLLVIFSVLFNISTIFVDKEVAANSAQQASLAATDIIYDEAEEAIHTYDRSIKSWTDPIFIWPLVEEQMKSIQASHPDWSSSEVRFEAIDRVLLSAIPTYPTLEMYVVIGLHQASSQIPGVVTDILASNKSTLSGSSLKLFNGEDRIEVRTSVRYESKTFGLDFMPEHAEQIYQTGESRKIGFIQVTGWEQLPQTLTEGSSW
- a CDS encoding TadE family protein translates to MGKSREKLKNERGSVTVEFIGILPFVFLILLILWQFLTGVYAVIIAQSAANEAAKVYAITQSSSEALNAAQHIVGSAGGGIAYNGGDSGISGDGSYFTAKVGVNLDLFFLPDFIKDNMSEEDRVISFSRELRGRVIH
- a CDS encoding VWA domain-containing protein → MKRIKPFILAVLIPGLLLLHACSSETTTPTPPAATTEPAQPAGTDKGNGLQPHEQTAQEPSRDEKLEALKALIPDSVPKIPETTEEFYTQLPGRYSGILYGEKDEEIEEILKQFPVIDNPDQETIELYYRALLGLFAEDYPDPQDIIDQIKLASFGSPEIDDPRFKFKEQYNVEILLDASGSMAANVNGQTKMEAAKKAIQAFAESLPEKANVALRVYGHKGSGKDSDKALSCGSSELVYQLQSYQANGLSAAMNQFKPTGWTPLALAMQQAQNDLGKFKGDKNTNIIYLVSDGIETCGGDPVAVAKQLSGSDITPIVNVVGFGVDGEGQKQLKEVAKAAGGRYVLIHDQSELEKEFNRAKEVANRWKAWKSDASYEANSTHISRSVDISVFAYDWKAIARNESYNMNSAIISLGYHNILPDSITDELDKIKEKQEDAALERADELEKFLDTLNDKSYKEAKEAIDKQFQANVKTN